Below is a window of Deltaproteobacteria bacterium DNA.
CCAGGAGGAAGTGGCGCTCGACGGTGAGCGGCCCGTGGTCGGCGATCGCGCCCGTGTCGGCGTCGAAGTTCCTGAGGTCCGTGTCGTCGAGGCCGTTCACGTACCCGTAGTCGTAGTTGAACATGACCTTGATCACGAACTGCGGGTCCTTCCCGTCGGGGTTGGGGAACGGCTGTCCGGCGACGTAGTTCTCCATCGTCCGGCCGTCGGCCGTGAGCTTCACCTGGGAAGCATATTTCTCCGTGGCTTCCTTGTACGCCCGCGGCCACTCGACGTGC
It encodes the following:
- a CDS encoding DUF1329 domain-containing protein gives rise to the protein HVEWPRAYKEATEKYASQVKLTADGRTMENYVAGQPFPNPDGKDPQFVIKVMFNYDYGYVNGLDDTDLRNFDADTGAIADHGPLTVERHFLL